GAAGTACGTAGTGCCCACGATCCAGCAGCTGGTCCGCAAGGGCCGTCAGGACAAGGTGGCTAAGCAGAAGACACCGGCCCTGAAGGGTTCGCCACAGCGTCGCGGCGTATGCACGCGCGTGTACACCACGACGCCGAAGAAGCCGAACTCCGCGCTGCGCAAGGTTGCACGCGTCAAGCTCTCGAGCGGCATCGAGGTCACCGCGTACATCCCCGGCGTCGGCCACAACCTCCAGGAGCACTCGATCGTGCTCGTCCGCGGCGGCCGGGTGAAGGATCTCCCCGGTGTTCGTTACAAGATCATTCGCGGTTCGCTCGACACCCAGGGTGTGAAGAACCGTAAGCAGGCTCGCAGCCACTACGGCGCGAAGAAGGAGAAGAGCTGATGCCGCGCAAGGGCCCCGCACCGAAGCGACCGATCGAGACCGATCCGGTCTACAGCAGCCCGCTGGTCACCCAGCTGGTCAACAAGGTGCTCGAGGACGGCAAGAAGCAGGTCGCTCAGCGCATTGTGTACGCAGCGCTGGAGGGCACCCGAGAGAAGACGGGCACCGACCCGGTCGTCACGCTCAAGCGCGCACTCGACAACGTGAAGCCGAGCCTCGAGGTCCGCAGCCGTCGTGTCGGCGGCGCGACGTACCAGGTCCCCGTCGAGGTCCGCGCCGGCCGCCCGACAACGCTCGCGCTGCGCTGGATCGTCAAGTACGCCAGTGAGCGTCGCGAGAAGACCATGTCCGAGCGACTGATGAACGAGCTCCTCGACGCGTCCAACGGCCTGGGCGGCAGCGTGAAGAAGCGCGAGGACACGCACAAGATGGCCGAAGCCAACAAGGCATTCGCTCACTATCGCTGGTGACGAACTCCCAGGCGCCGCTGTAGGTGTCGGGTACCGATCAATACGTAAGGGAAGAAACTCCAGGTGGCCATAGACATCACCACTGATCTGACTGTGGTGCGCAACATCGGCATCATGGCGCACATCGACGCGGGCAAGACCACGACGACCGAGCGCATCCTGTACTACACCGGTATCAACTACAAGATCGGTGAGACTCATGATGGCGCGTCGACGATGGACTGGATGGAGCAGGAGCAGGAGCGCGGCATCACGATCACGTCGGCCGCGACGACTGCCTGGTGGCACGATCACCAGATCAACATCATCGACACCCCGGGTCACGTCGACTTCACCGTCGAGGTCGAGCGCAACCTGCGCGTACTCGACGGTGCCGTTGCGGTCTTCGACGGCGTTGCCGGAGTAGAGCCGCAGAGCCAGACCGTATGGCGCCAGGCGAACAAGTACGGCGTGCCCCGGATGTGCTTCATCAACAAGATGGACCGCACCGGAGCCGACTTCTTCTACAGCGTCGGCACCATCGTCGACCGCCTCAACGCGACCCCGCTGATCATGCAGATCCCGATCGGTGCCGAGGCCGACTTCCTCGGTGTCGTCGATCTGGTCGGCATGCGCGCCCTCACCTGGCGCGGTGAGACCGCGATGGGTGAGGACTACGAGGTCGAGGAGATCCCCGCCGAGCTCGCCGACCAGGCAGCGGAGTACCGCGAGAAGCTCATCGAGACCCTCGCCGATGCCGACGACGAGATCATGGAGCTCTACCTCGAGGGCCAGGAGCCGACGCTCGACCAGCTCAAGGCCGCCATCCGTCGCGCGACGATCAGCGACAAGCTGAACCCCGTGCTGTGTGGCACCGCCTTCAAGAACAAGGGCGTACAACCCCTGCTCGACGCGGTTGTCGACTACCTGCCGTCGCCGATCGACGTCGGCGCGATCCACGGCCACGACGTCAAGGACGAAGAGGTCACCGTCGATCGTGAGCCGAAGGAGTCCGAGCCGTTCTCGGCGCTCGCCTTCAAGATCGCGTCCGATCAGCACCTCGGCAAGCTCACCTACATCCGGGTCTACTCCGGTCGACTCGATACGGGTACGCAGGTCTACAACCCGACCAAGGGCAAGCGCGAGCGCATCGGCAAGATCTACCAGATGCACTCCAACAAGCGCGAGGAGATCGCGAGTGTCGGGGCGGGTCAGATCGTCGCCGTGATGGGTCTGAAGGACACCACCACCGGCGAGACGCTGTGTGACCAGGCGAACCCGGTCGTCCTCGAGTCGATGACGTTCCCGGCGCCGGTGATCCAGGTTGCGATCGAGCCGAAGTCGAAGGCCGACCAGCAGAAGCTCGGCACCGCGATCCAGCGGCTGCACGAGGAGGACCCGACCTTCACGGTGCACACCGATGAGGAGACGGGCCAGACGATCATCGCCGGCATGGGCGAGCTGCACCTCGATGTCTTCGTCGACCGGATGCGCCGCGAGTTCAAGGTCGAGGCCAACGTCGGCAAGCCGCAGGTCGCGTACCGCGAGACGCTCAAGCGCAAGGTCGAGAAGGTCGGCTACACGCATAAGAAGCAGACCGGTGGGTCCGGCCAGTTCGCGAAGGTGCTCATCAACGTCGAGCCGACCGGTTCGGTCGTCGGCGGCGAGGGCGGCTACGAGTTCGCAAATGAGATCACCGGCGGACGTATTCCGAAGGAGTACATCCCGTCGGTCGACGAGGGGGCCCAAGAGGCAATGGAGTTCGGCATTCTTGCCGGATACCCCATGGTCGATGTCAAGGTGACGCTGACCGACGGTCAGTACCACGACGTCGACTCGTCGGAGCTCGCATTCAAGATCGCCGGTTCGATGGCGTTCAAGGAGGCGGCGCGTAAGGCTGATCCGGTGATCCTCGAGCCGATGTTCGCGGTCGAGGTCACCACTCCCGAGTCCTACCTCGGGGATGTCATCGGCGATATCAACTCGCGCCGGGGACAGGTTCAGCAGATGAGCGAACGGCACGGAGACCGGGTGGTCGATGCGCTGGTTCCGCTGTCTGAAATGTTCGGGTACGTCGGCGATCTGAGGTCGAAGACCTCGGGTCAGGCGTCGTACTCGATGGAGTTCGACTCATACGCCGAGGTTCCCAGGAACGTCGCGGAAGAGATCATCAAGAAGGCCCGGGGCGAGTGATCGTCGACCTGTAATAGGGTCGGCGCGCGCTCAACCGCACGGCGTAAGACATTCAATCGAGGAGGAGCCCCAGTGGCTAAGGCGAAGTTCGAGCGGACTAAGCCGCACA
The sequence above is drawn from the Nocardioidaceae bacterium SCSIO 66511 genome and encodes:
- the rpsL gene encoding 30S ribosomal protein S12, with the translated sequence MPTIQQLVRKGRQDKVAKQKTPALKGSPQRRGVCTRVYTTTPKKPNSALRKVARVKLSSGIEVTAYIPGVGHNLQEHSIVLVRGGRVKDLPGVRYKIIRGSLDTQGVKNRKQARSHYGAKKEKS
- the rpsG gene encoding 30S ribosomal protein S7, with the translated sequence MPRKGPAPKRPIETDPVYSSPLVTQLVNKVLEDGKKQVAQRIVYAALEGTREKTGTDPVVTLKRALDNVKPSLEVRSRRVGGATYQVPVEVRAGRPTTLALRWIVKYASERREKTMSERLMNELLDASNGLGGSVKKREDTHKMAEANKAFAHYRW
- the fusA gene encoding elongation factor G, whose product is MAHIDAGKTTTTERILYYTGINYKIGETHDGASTMDWMEQEQERGITITSAATTAWWHDHQINIIDTPGHVDFTVEVERNLRVLDGAVAVFDGVAGVEPQSQTVWRQANKYGVPRMCFINKMDRTGADFFYSVGTIVDRLNATPLIMQIPIGAEADFLGVVDLVGMRALTWRGETAMGEDYEVEEIPAELADQAAEYREKLIETLADADDEIMELYLEGQEPTLDQLKAAIRRATISDKLNPVLCGTAFKNKGVQPLLDAVVDYLPSPIDVGAIHGHDVKDEEVTVDREPKESEPFSALAFKIASDQHLGKLTYIRVYSGRLDTGTQVYNPTKGKRERIGKIYQMHSNKREEIASVGAGQIVAVMGLKDTTTGETLCDQANPVVLESMTFPAPVIQVAIEPKSKADQQKLGTAIQRLHEEDPTFTVHTDEETGQTIIAGMGELHLDVFVDRMRREFKVEANVGKPQVAYRETLKRKVEKVGYTHKKQTGGSGQFAKVLINVEPTGSVVGGEGGYEFANEITGGRIPKEYIPSVDEGAQEAMEFGILAGYPMVDVKVTLTDGQYHDVDSSELAFKIAGSMAFKEAARKADPVILEPMFAVEVTTPESYLGDVIGDINSRRGQVQQMSERHGDRVVDALVPLSEMFGYVGDLRSKTSGQASYSMEFDSYAEVPRNVAEEIIKKARGE